AGGAGTATGCGTGCAGGGCGGCAACGCCCCCAGTATCAGTGCTTACGGACCTACCCCACCGTTGTGGCAATCGGTGCAACTGATTGCGCTCATGTCGCCAAGGTCGATCGGGTGCTTGAACTCCACTCCGCTAGCGGATCCCATCGTTGGCACGCCTCCTTCTTCCTGCGCCAACAAAGTATGACAGACGTTGCAATCCTTCGTGATCGTCTTGCCCTCTTTGCTTACGTGGTTTCCATCGTGGCACCGGAAACAACCCTGGAAGTAAAAGTGGCCTACGTTGTCAGGATGCGTACGCCAGTCAACCTTCATCTCAGGGAAGATGCTGGTGCGGAAGATGCGCTGAAGCTCTGAAACTGCGCCGTTGATCTCCGCCCGCTTGGAGGCATAAACGTCGGGATACTTCTGCTGGTAGAACTTCGGAATTTCCGTGGCAATAGCCTGGACGGCAGCGTCCGTGGACTTGTACTCGGCGGCGAGCAAGGCAACGCCCTGCTGCTTGGCGTAGGGCAGCGACGGATCGATGCGGTGCGCCGTGAGTGCATGGTCGACCGAGCGGTCCGGCGGCATGTAGATGTGCGTCGGCCGGTTGTGGCAGTCCACGCAATCCATGCGACGCTGGCTCATCTTCGCGATCTGGTCGGGCGCGGCATCCTTGGCGTAGAACTCGGTGACATTGCCCTTCTGATCCTGCATTTTCACGTATGGAATGTTCTGACGCTTGGGGTCGGAGGCATAGGTGATAATGTTGGCGATGTTCATGTGCCAGTGAATTCCGCCAGCTTGCCCGGAATCCGGATCGCCCCCACCTGTCTTGAGCAGCAACCGAAGCTGGCGAGGAGTGTTCTTTTCATCGCTGCTGAAATGGTTGATCACCTTCAACTGCGCGCCAAAGAATTTCTTGGGCCAGTGGCACTGCTCACACGTTTCCGATACTGGTCGCAGGTTTTCGATCGGTGTCTCGATGGGGCGCGGAAAAGTATTGAGTGCGGTCTTGAAGACCTGTCTCGTTCCCGACAGTTTGGAACGCACGTACCATCCGGCGCCGGTTCCTACGTGGCAATCGACGCAACGTACCCGCGCATGCGGCGATGCCTGGTGCGCCGTGAACTCTGGGTGCATTACGCTGTGGCAGAGCTGGCCGCAGAACTGGGTGGAATCCGTGTATTCATAGGCGCGGTAGCTTCCAACTGCACTTAGTACGACAAAAAGCACAACAAAGCTGATGAAGAAAGCAACTGTGCTGCGTTGCTTAGGGTTGTTGAGGTCGAGGCGGGGAAAGCGCGGGAGACTCGGTTCTCTTAGGCGACGGCGCCTGCGCTCCAGCCATATGCCGAGAGGTACAAGCAATAGTCCCAGTATCAGGAAACCGGGCATGATCATGTACGCAAGAATCCCGATGTAGGGGCTGGGGCTCTTTGACGTAATGTCGATGAGAAACAGAAAAACGATGTTGGCGAGAGCAACGACTGCGAGCGCCAAGCCGATAAGACTCGTGTAATTCCGAACAAGCGACTTTAGCGACAAATCCTCCGGCGAACTTTGGGGGACTTCGCTGCCGTTGTCGTCAGCCATGCATTTCTCTCCTGTAAGCACACAGTCAGCCCTTACCGGATGGCTATAACTGCGTGTAAGTAGTTTCCTAAGCCTTCACTCCAGATTTTGCAAGTGCTATCAAAGTACTAAGTGCTTGCAGTCGAAGAGAGCAGCAGGCCAAGAATGCCGACCTGCTGCTCAATTCTGCTTCATCGAAATTCGCCATCAGCAGGCGAGAATGAATCTAGTTGCGGACATTCTCGCTATCTTCTTTGTTTTGCTCATCTTTCTTCTCTGCATCGTCAACGTGCTCGGCTGCTGGCTGCTCTTCCTGTTGACCAGAGGCATACTGCATCAGCGTCTCATCGTCGAGCGGGTGCTCCTCGCGATAGTGATCGAGCGACATTTTGCCGTCGAGCCAGGCCCAATTCATCGGATACACATCCGGATCGAAGATGATCTGGTAGAAGTGCCACACGAGGATGGACAAGGTTGCAAGGATTGCCTCGTAAAAGTGAATAGCGGTCGCGACATCCAGAGTCCAACGCGGAACCAGGTTGCCGACGCGGACTTTGAACCACAACATCAGTCCGGTTACCGCCATGACGATGGTCCCCCACACCAACGCCCAGTACTCCACCTTTTCGGCATAACCGAAGCGCGCGAACTGCGGACGCTTGTCGCTGATGCCGAGGTAATAGAAGAAGGCGTCGCGAGCGTCGAGCACGTCCTTCCATGTGGGGAGGAAGTCCCGGACGAGGCTGCGGCCTTCCTTCACGGCGAACATGTAAAAGACGTGATAGAGACCGGCAACGATAAGTACGACGCCGGCTACGCGATGGATGACGCTACGCACCGTTTCATTGCCGAACGCCAAGCCCAGCCAGGAAGTCGGGTATTTCAGCGCGAAGCCGGTGAGCACCAGAGTAATGAAACTGGTGAGCAGGGCCAGGTGCTGCATGCGTTGATTTCGCGTCATGCGGACGACAACGCGCGGACCACCCGCGAAGTGAACGTGTCCATTCCGCCGGTCGCGAAGTTTGCGACGGAGAATGATGAGGTTGTGCAACAGCATCCCGCCTATCGTGCCGACGATCATCAGCAGGTAGAACTGGCGGACTAAGCGAACCGCAACGGAGCCGATGTCGGCTGCCTGCGGCGCATCGACGTGAACCTTGCCTTTGGCAAAGTTTTCGTTTGCACCCGGGTGGCACTCACCGCAAGTCTTAACCAGGTTAGCCTTGTTGATCTTGGATCGCGGATCGCTGGACGGCAGGATGTTATGAACGCCGTGACAACTGGCGCAGTTGGCTGCAACTGCCGATCCCATTTGCGTGGCCATCCCGTGATAACTCGCCATGTAGGTGCTGGCGCGACGTCCGGGAACGCCAAACTCCTCCGACATCTTGACGCTTTCGTGACACTGCGCGCAGGTAGTGCGGGCCAGGTTCTGAGCGGCGACTGAAGAAGTGGGATCGATGTGGCGCTTGATGAGGTGGATGCCGTGACAATCCGTGCAGACGGGCGCGTGCAGGTTTCCCTTGGTGATCGCCTGTCCGTGGATGCTGGTCATGAATTCCGTTTTCTGCGCCTCGTGGCACTTGGCACAGGTGAGCGGAACATTCGTCTTGAAGATGCTCGACTGCGGATCGCCCGCGGTGCGAATTTCGTGCGAGCCGTGGCAGTCCGTACAGACGGCAGCCTTCTCGCTTCCGGCGGCGACGGCCTGGCCATGCACGCTCTCCTGGTACGACATGACGGGCTTGGGGCTCAGGCCCGTGGCCTCCGCCACTAGGCGATTGTTGTGACAGGTGGCGCAGGTAGCCGGAATGTTCTTGTGGTTCGTCTTGGAATTCGCATCACTGGAGGGCAGAATCTCGTGCGCCCCGCCGTGGCAATCGACACAGCGAGCAGCCTGGTTTTCGCCGCCCTTGATTGCTTTAGCGTGGAATCCATTGTCATAAGCCTTCTGCTGATCGGCGTGGCACGTTGCGCAACTGGGCTTGGCAAGACCGGACCCGTGGGGGATCTCTTTGACATCGGTATGGCAATCGGTACAACCGAACATCATGCCGTGAATGGAGTTTTTGAAAACATCCTCCTTCACCTGCAAGCTGACCTGCTTACCATTGCGTTCGACCGACAAAGAATCACTATGACAGGCCAGGCAATCCGCGCTCGTCAACGTCGACGCCCGCGGAGCTTTTTTGGCCTGCGCTAACCCGGCCGATACGGCCAGGCAAATCAATATAAATATTAGTGCGAATCGTTTCACCGGTCCCTCACGGTCACCGGCAGCCGAATGTTCGGCTGCGCGAGAGTTGCCAGCGCTTCCTACTTAAGAGTTTTCATGTAAGCAGCAACAGCCTTGATCTCTTCGGGGCTCAGTTTGCTTGCATAAGCGGGCATCTTGCCTTTTCCCTTGGCTGTGGCTTCGGCAAGCTGGGCTTCGGTCTGCTTCTGAACCT
This is a stretch of genomic DNA from Clostridia bacterium. It encodes these proteins:
- a CDS encoding NapC/NirT family cytochrome c, coding for MADDNGSEVPQSSPEDLSLKSLVRNYTSLIGLALAVVALANIVFLFLIDITSKSPSPYIGILAYMIMPGFLILGLLLVPLGIWLERRRRRLREPSLPRFPRLDLNNPKQRSTVAFFISFVVLFVVLSAVGSYRAYEYTDSTQFCGQLCHSVMHPEFTAHQASPHARVRCVDCHVGTGAGWYVRSKLSGTRQVFKTALNTFPRPIETPIENLRPVSETCEQCHWPKKFFGAQLKVINHFSSDEKNTPRQLRLLLKTGGGDPDSGQAGGIHWHMNIANIITYASDPKRQNIPYVKMQDQKGNVTEFYAKDAAPDQIAKMSQRRMDCVDCHNRPTHIYMPPDRSVDHALTAHRIDPSLPYAKQQGVALLAAEYKSTDAAVQAIATEIPKFYQQKYPDVYASKRAEINGAVSELQRIFRTSIFPEMKVDWRTHPDNVGHFYFQGCFRCHDGNHVSKEGKTITKDCNVCHTLLAQEEGGVPTMGSASGVEFKHPIDLGDMSAISCTDCHNGGVGP
- a CDS encoding cytochrome b/b6 domain-containing protein, encoding MSVERNGKQVSLQVKEDVFKNSIHGMMFGCTDCHTDVKEIPHGSGLAKPSCATCHADQQKAYDNGFHAKAIKGGENQAARCVDCHGGAHEILPSSDANSKTNHKNIPATCATCHNNRLVAEATGLSPKPVMSYQESVHGQAVAAGSEKAAVCTDCHGSHEIRTAGDPQSSIFKTNVPLTCAKCHEAQKTEFMTSIHGQAITKGNLHAPVCTDCHGIHLIKRHIDPTSSVAAQNLARTTCAQCHESVKMSEEFGVPGRRASTYMASYHGMATQMGSAVAANCASCHGVHNILPSSDPRSKINKANLVKTCGECHPGANENFAKGKVHVDAPQAADIGSVAVRLVRQFYLLMIVGTIGGMLLHNLIILRRKLRDRRNGHVHFAGGPRVVVRMTRNQRMQHLALLTSFITLVLTGFALKYPTSWLGLAFGNETVRSVIHRVAGVVLIVAGLYHVFYMFAVKEGRSLVRDFLPTWKDVLDARDAFFYYLGISDKRPQFARFGYAEKVEYWALVWGTIVMAVTGLMLWFKVRVGNLVPRWTLDVATAIHFYEAILATLSILVWHFYQIIFDPDVYPMNWAWLDGKMSLDHYREEHPLDDETLMQYASGQQEEQPAAEHVDDAEKKDEQNKEDSENVRN